Within Cucumis melo cultivar AY chromosome 4, USDA_Cmelo_AY_1.0, whole genome shotgun sequence, the genomic segment TTTGTGAAATCATTTTTCTAAACAGATAATatttgttatttaattgttaatAAAAAAAACCGATTATAGATTATAAATATTGATGTTGCTCAAAATATCAACTAGGAGTCTAGGAATATAAGAATTTAACAATAGAATAAATAAAAAGGAACAATTTATCATAATTATTTGGTTAAATGATAATTTCTCAAAtgaaaaaagttattttttaagTAACTAAGTATATAACTCACATTTGGAACCCAACATTGTAATCTAAAATCAATTCAAAACATATAAAAGTAGATAGTTATCAAAGTTTAATTCTACATAAATCTCTTTTCTAAAATTACTATCTTAATCATCAATCTTATGATTGTTTTTGAAATAAGAAGACAAGTAGTATATAAATGCATATTTtacaataaaagaaaagaaaaatgcaaTTTATTTTGGCTCACCAACCCCACATTCATATGATCACTCACCCCACCTTCTCTATTGACTAACTTTTAAATGAAAATCAATTTATCAAACATTTCCTCCTTTTGatattttttggatttttgttATATCTCCACACTTTGTCCTAAATTCATGTTGAATATAATTCCAAAAGCTTTATGTATGAGAATGTTTtgaatatattttctaaaataaaattttagcgATAAATGTGTGTATAcagattatatatatttattaaaataatatcaGTTTGGTAGTTCTTTTTCACAAATACTGGCctaactttttttaattaaatacaatAATTATCTAAGCAAATTAGATATCCAAAATTAGTTTGACTATTAACTAGggttgttttaaaaataaagtaaataatttttaaatatatgtgAACAGTAGAGTTGAGCTCGAGAGTCTTTGTATCTAAGTAAGGTGTTAGCACTCACAATACCTGTGTAGAAAACAGTtgtcaaatttcaaatctcgaattgaaaatattatttaatttcttttaaaaaagataataacTCATATTTTACTCCTCGTTACTccaatttttgaaacaataatCTCACAAAATAAGTGAAAAACATTCCATCAATTAATAAActatattaaagaaaattttctcACCTCAATAAGGGAAGAAATTagtataatttttcaaaatccGTCATAAAAATAGTATTCTaataaaaagatttaaaaaaatattaattaaaatcatttttattagaatcaaatttTGGACTCACAAAGATGTAATCCATTTTACGAATTCTAGAAATTGGACTaccaaatttcctagattccatagtataattttatttaaataaaacgaTATATAAGCTATTAGAAAGGATTGATTAGAAAATCTTTGGaaatcatagaaaaaattttaaCTGTTTGAAAAACCTAACAAATTGTAActttaaagaattttttttaaatgattttataggaaaaaaaaaaaagaattgttaTGGATAACAAGAAAACTGAAACCATTTACAAAATAACTTAAATTGACCAAAAGGAAtttaatgaattttgttatattttgtaagttTGATACATTCGAtgtgttgatacacttgatatgttgttgatacatttgttaaaatttgaaaatacacttaatcaattaaggacacttgatgcactaagcatgagaCATTACATTATCGATACAGTTGATTAGGTTTAATATACTTAataagtttgatacacttgagaCACTACTGATAAACATTTTATACTTTCACTGATACACTCGAaagatttaatacacttgatgcagTTCATATGTTTGATACCCTTGATGTACTGTTGGTATATTTTCTACATCTACCGATACGTGAAGAGAGAAGAATGTATTGGGGcatttttgaaataataaaaattttaaagtagaaaatatctccaaaatattttagagattaagatttgtcatatttgcaaaatttaaaaaatatgtgtCATAATTGTTAAaaggagtcttttaaaaaatataaaaaaacggcaacgtatttacactgtatagaacaatttcgaaaatggaaaaagcccagaggcccacccgtgtaaaatactaaaaatgctcTGTTAACTACGTCGTCAATAACGCGctcgtaatatatttgtgatcgtttagatttggcaatagtttggtacacgatcgtttagtttggttatgtttaaatttggttcgtttagatttggatttggttattgtttggtacacgatcgtttagatatgattacaatttattttttcaattctatcgtttaattttgttatgcgatcgtctagatttgatcgtttagatttaggtccaaatctaaacgatttttttttttcaaaatttggtaaacgatcgtttagatttggctcaaagattcttttaaattcttttgctacacgatcgtttatttttttataggatcgtttagatttttctacacaattgtttagatttggctaaacaaatttttaaaatttttttgctacacgatagttaatttttttatacgatcgtttatatttgtctacatgatcgtttaggtttgtctacatgatcatttagatttgtctatcgtttagatttggctaaatgattttttttaattcttttagtacacgatcctttagatttggctactccaatctaaatgatttttgtacatgatcccttagatttggttatctaaatttaaacgacataaaaaaaagaggaaaagaagaaagacgatgaaagaaatcacagcggaaaaaaaaaagacgatggaaagattaaacaacgtaaaaaataatcagaaaagaagaaagatgatgcaaatattaaacgacgtaaaaaaaaagacgattgaaagaaatcgcaaaatcagaaaagaagaaagacgaaggaaagaaatcgcagtgaaaaaaagaggaaaagaagaaaaacgattgaaagatttaacgacgtaaaaaaaagaattgaaaaataaaaaagattatggaaagaaatcacataaaaaaagaagaagaaaagaagaaagacgataaaagaaatcgcaggaggaagaagatgaaagaaatcgcaggaggaaggagatgaaagaaatcgcaggaagaagaagacgatttCTTCGtcagaaagagaaaaagatgaaaggacaaatttgaaatatttaaaaaatagttaacTTTACGGGCTTTATTACACacaccgtaaatagtttggtattttgttacatatatgtaagttttttttttttgttaaaaccTATTCTCATGACTCTACTTATTACAATTTTCCTATAATTAAACTAACAGCCTATAAATCTAAACTAAcactataaatattttttaattaagatATACTTTTATGCCTAACTCAATACTTAGTTAAGCTAATTACTAACAAATAATCAAAAACAAGTTTGATAAACATCACATAAGTAACAATGTAATATGCTATTCATTCTCGCACAGATTAGCGCGGACTTTGAAGCACTCCTTTAATATTACTGTGTTTGACCACTCTAACATGGACTAAAACAATTTCATATACTCTTTAAATACAACCGGTCAACGACTTTATTTATGTCAAATAATAATACATTTCAATTACAATTCAACTCAATCACAAACTCCTGACCTtccaaaaaaattataaattttagcacaaaaagcaaattaaaaattaaattggaaaatggaaTCTTTCCCATTCTCACTAACCATATGGaataaagaggaaaaaaaggaagaagaataaataaaCAAGTCCACACCTTCCCCCGTTGGGCGTGGGCGCGCGACTCCTAGTGAACCGTTGCAAGTCCATCTTGTTAGGTAATCCAGTGCATTACTCATTGCCTTTTCATATCATATTAACCCTAATATAAAACCAAAACTAGAAATACTCTCATATTTTTGTTAAACTTTTTAAAGCATTagattttttaagttttttaattttgtgtgaCTTTACTCATCCATTTTAAATGTATAAAAACTACTAAATTAGAaactacatatatatatatatgtatatatattattttatgtcattttggtttcttttcttaaattgtGTCTATACTTCTAAAAGGTCATCTTCCACTTctatagttatatatatatgtatatgaaaCTTAATACTTATACTTTTAATAGAATAgtcattttggtcatttgacttTCACTTTTAAGCACATCAACCAACACTATACTCCATACaaattttggaatgtactcataattatatattaaaatttcaaatgcatatataatttattttaaaattttgtaaacaTAATTACAGTAATATATTTAGATTCACTTTTTGTGactataaaaaaattaagcaCTTATAAATAAAGTCAATTCAAACATGTTCAAATTAGTCCCTTTAAAAcaaacatctttttttttttcttttaaagataagaatcaaaacaactaaaccaaaaacaaaCATCCACCTCAAAAATAGCTTACGCAAATCACTCAAGCATGCAAAAATCATCACACGAACTTGTTTAAAAAAGTTATCAAAGCTACTCACAAACTTTCCAAACTCAACTGAACGGGCAGGACAGTGGATAGCACCATTTAGCTGACCACGGACACCAACACAGTTCTTATACAAAAGAACAGTTAACAATCGATACAATAGCATTCTACCACCAAAGAAGAGGACCAAGAGagttaaattaaagaaaaaggtCAAACAACAATAGCGATTAATATTAAacagtaaatatatatataaaaaattggACTGACTCCTCAActccataataataataaaaaaaaaatcaggggggggggggggggggggggggggggggagggggaaGGGGAGGGAGGGGAAGGTGGGTATCAGCTGGCCATGTTTGAATAATTTTCAACCCAAATACCAAATACcaaatgtatttttatttttaaataatgcttcaaatttgacatttctttatttttctaaaaatttggAGGCCTCTTTCCCCTTCCCTTCCCCTTCCACTTTCCTCTTTATAAAATCCCTCCTTCCTTTTCTCTCCCAAAATTAACtactctctcttcttcttctctttcacAAGAGACTGAGaaacaaagagagagagagagaggtgcGACCAAATTTCGCCTAACCCAAAAGAATCCCATTTCCCTTTCCCTCTTCCCCAATCATTCTTTATTATTTCCATTCATTTCCCCTCAAAATTCCACCAAATATCTCCAATTTTATCTGTTaggattattttaaaaaatggagCGGCGGACTAGCCGGAATTTCAGCCGGAGTATTAGCCGGAGTTTCAGTCGGGCAAGCTGGAGCATGGAAGATGTGTTCGCTAATGGGAACCCTTCTCGCAGAAGTAGTCGAGTCGATGAAGATGAAGAGGCTCTACGTTGGGCCGCCATTGAAAAACTTCCCACTTACGACCGTCTTAGAACCAGCATCTTGCAGTCCGTTAATGAACCCGACCCTTGCCTCGCTGGAAACTTGCCGCTTCATAAGGAAGTTGACGTTCGGAAACTCGGCGTTAATGACCGCCAGGATTTTATTGATCGGATTTTTAAAGTTGCAGAGGAAGATAATGAGAAGTTCTTGAGGAAACAAAAGAACAGAATTGACCGGTAACTTCCGCCCCCACTTGTTTGTTTCCATTTTACCCTCAAATCCAACCAATCAAAACCGAACCGGAACTATGTCGATAATTTTGGAACGAAGAGagtaataaatatatgagtACTACTTAAGTGCAGCAAGTGCAGGTTTGGATTCACGTACCGTGGGTTTAGAAAAAtgtttataattgaaaaaaaggtCTATAAATACTTAAGAAAATCCATCCAAACGATATCCTAAGTTGGACGATGTTAAACCATAAAAGAAATACAATTCTTTTGACATTCTAttgtttttctaaatatttaacTTACTTGATTATATTGTCATAACTTGGCAGAGTTGGAATCCGACTTCCAACGGTAGAAGTGAGATTCGAACATCTAACCATCGCAGCAGATTGTCATGTCGGGAACAGAGCTTTACCAACGCTGCCTAACGTGGCGAGAAACATGGTGGAATCGGCCATTAGTTTGCTTGGAGTAAAATTGGCTAAGCAAACTAAACTCACCATTCTTAAAGATGCCTCTGGCATTGTCAAACCATCAAGGTAAAAAGAGAAGGTTTAGTAATTACCATCCCTTGTCTACAATAATTGAAAATGTAAaattaactctttttttttttttttttttttttgggtgtATATTATGTTAGGATGACACTTCTGCTGGGTCCCCCATCTTCAGGCAAAACAACTCTATTGCTTGCTTTGGCAGGAAAATTAGACCCAAGTTTAAAGGTAAAACAAACCTACCATATCctcttaaatatttttaattattttattttaactttaaaaaatgaattttatttattttgttgaaCAGGTGAAGGGAGAAGTGAGCTACAATGGGCACAAATTGAAAGAATTTGTTCCACAAAAAACGTCGGCTTATATTAGCCAAAATGATGTTCACATAGGAATTATGACGGTCAAAGAAACCCTTGATTTCTCTGCTAGATGTCAAGGAGTTGGGACTCGTTATggtaatttcttttttctttttttatttacctaaataaaactaataaataaataaccattaataacccaaattttgatttaaacaaaaaaaaaaaaaaattaaaataattttgtttgttttgttgtaAAGAACTGTTGAGCGAGTTAGCAAGAAGAGAAAAGGATGCAGGGATAAAACCAGAGGCAGAAGTGGACCTTTTCATGAAGGTAATATTAACTGAATCATTTTCATAATTAAACAAActtgtttattttaaaatatactaaAGAAAATTGGGAATTGCAGGCAACCGCCATGGAAGGAGTAGAGAGCAGCCTGATTACTGACTACACTCTCAAAGTAAGTTTACCGGTTCTCCatgtaaaaaatcaaataccatatattattattaacaaATCAATCAATTTGACCAATTGACATAATAATTTAGTTAGagatatataattttatttatttatttatttatttattattagaATCAACCCAAATGGTATGGTTGGTGAatgaagttttgtttttgttttttcaatgaCTTTTTGAGCACAAGTTCCTATCTTTAACAACTCAACCAAGCACACAGCCTCCTTTTCTGATTTTCTTCTATCCCACCTACTCTTTCTACTTATCTAATTCTAATTTATCGACCTGAATTTATCTcattttatgttattattattattattattatataatttaaaagacTTAAATTTGTTATGGAATTTTTTGAACAGATTCTTGGGCTTGACATATGCAAAGACACTATTGTGGGAGATGAAATGATAAGGGGTATATCTGGTGGACAAAGGAAAAGAGTCACAACAggttattattatattttcttttcccaTCACAAGTATAAGAACAATAAgactcaaaaaaaaaataaaaaaaaataaaaaaaaaattgcaaatatgtaATAGAATTTGAATCTAAGTCGTAGAATAGAATTTTTATAAAAGggataaaatatataattgatataattaatttatCAGGAGAGATGATTGTTGGGCCCACGAAAACATTATTTATGGATGAAATATCAACGGGTCTTGATAGTTCAACAACGTATCAAATAGTGAAATGCCTACAACAAATTGTACACTTAACGGAGGGTACTATCTTAATGTCCCTACTCCAACCTGCTCCTGAGACGTTCGATCTTTTTGATGACATCATCCTCGTATCGGAGGGTCAGATCGTTTATCAGGGCCCACGTGATCACATCGTTGAATTCTTCGAATCATGCGGCTTCAAATGCCCTGAAAGAAAAGGAACCGCTGATTTCTTACAAGAGGTAAAAACATCAACAACCGTCCTCACACTATTTCCTTTTTACTCTACTCGCGTCACACCTGATtcttattataatattttcaGGTTACTTCACGAAAAGACCAAGAGCAATATTGGGCTGATCGTAGAAAGCCGTACCGGTACTTTCCGGTATCGGAATTCGCCAGCCGGTTCAAGCGCTTCCATGTTGGATTGAGGTTGGAGAATGAGCTCTCTATTCCTTACGATAAGTCTCGTGGTCACAAAGCTGCTTTGGTTTTCTCTGAGAATGTCGTCCCCAAAATGGAGCTTCTCAAAGCTTGTTTCGATAAAGAATGGTTGTTGATGAAGCGAAATTCCTTTGTTTATATCTTCAAAACTGTTCAAATCATTATCGTCGCCATTATTGCTTCCACCGTGTTCTTAAGGACCAGAATGCACACCAGAGATCAATCCGATGGGGCTGTCTTTATTGGAgctcttctcttttctctcaTTAGTAATATGTTTAATGGATTCTCTGAGCTTGCAATGACTATTTCAAGACTTCCTGTCTTTTACAAGCAAAGAGATCTTAAGTTTCACCCTCCATGGACTTACACTATCCCTACTGTTATTCTTGGAATACCCACTTCCCTTCTTGAATCTGTTGTTTGGTTGGTGGTTACATATTACACAATTGGATTTGCTCCTGAGGCTAGCAGGTGAGAGATTGTTGTGGAGTTATGTACTTGAAAATTAGCTTTCTTGTTTGTGTTTATGATGTTTGGTTTATTAACTTGTATTCATTTGGGTTTTTCAGGTTCTTTAAGCAATTGTTGTTGATATTTCTTGTGCAACAAATGGCAGCTGGAGTGTTTAGGCTCATTGCTGGAATTTGTAGGAGTATGATCATTGCTAACACTGGAGGATCATTGATTCTTCTCCTTATATTCTTGTTGGGTGGTTTTATCATTCCTAGAGGTAAGTTACCAATTCACATGTATAGTGACATATTTACGAGTGTTCAATGTTGATTCATTcaataatattttcaatttataGTATGTGACTAAAGAAGAATTTCTTGTTTTGTTATTATAACAGGTGAAATTCCAAAATGGTGGATATGGGGTTACTGGATATCACCCCTGACTTATGGTTTCAATGCTATTGCTGTTAATGAAATGTTTGCCCCTAGGTGGAATAAGCTGGTATGGATTtagtttcttttaaaatttttccttctcaagtgagaaaaaaaaaaccaagaaAAACACATGGAAAATGGTTGTTTATCCGTCTTCGGTTGACCCTCTTGCAGATTCCAAATACTACTGTTACCTTGGGTGTGAAGGTGCTACAAAATTTTGACGTCTTTACCAATAGGAATTGGTATTGGATTGGCATTGCAGCTATTATTGGATTTGCAATTCtcttcaatattcttttcaccaTTGCACTTACCTATCTTAATCGTAAGAATTCCCTTTCTTCTCCACCTGTATGACATATCATTTGTGTTACAAACTCTTCTAATCAAACCTACTCTATCTTTAATGTATTAGCACTCACAAAGCATCAAGCAATAATGTCTGAAGAAACTGCATCGGAGATGGAAGCTAACCAAGAAGATTCACAAGAACCTAGACTAAGAAGACCTATGTCGAAAAAAGATTCGTTCCCTCGATCGTTATCTGCTTCAGATGGAAACAATACACGTAAGTAACATATATTTAACCATTGTAACTGTGTATAAAAATGGTTAGGTATCATCATGTTGCTCACACGACctttgtttgaaatttttacCAGGAGAAGTGAACATGCAAAGAATGACTAGCAATTCCGAGGCCAATGGTGTTGCTGCCAAGAAAGGAATGATCCTTCCTTTTAGTCCTCTTGCGATGTCCTTTGACACTGTGAATTACTACGTGGACATGCCTCCCGTAAGAAAGAAATTCTTTTCCTTACTTATTCTTTCACGATTTAGCATTGATTTTTTCCTTAATTGATTGTTTATGTTCTAATCATAACAGGAAATGAAAGAGCAAGGAGTCACAGAGGATAGGCTCCAACTTCTGCGTGGAGTTACGGGTGCTTTTCGTCCTGGAATTCTCACAGCATTAATGGGTGTTAGTGGTGCTGGAAAGACAACTTTGATGGATGTTTTAGCAGGAAGAAAGACAGGAGGTTATATTGAAGGGGATGTCAGAATTTCAGGGTTTCCTAAAAAACAAGAAACTTTTGCAAGAATTTCTGGATATTGTGAGCAAAATGATATCCACTCTCCTCAAGTCACAATTCGAGAGTCCTTAATTTACTCAGCGTTCCTTAGGCTCCCAAAAGAAGTTAGCAAAGAGGAAAAAATGGTATGAACAATAACATTATCTTGTCTTTTAAACGAGTCTTCACTCCTGAGGAATATATTACTAAGTTGGTTTGTGTTGGTTATGTCTTTCGCAGGTTTTTGTGGATGAGGTGATGGACTTGGTGGAGTTAAACAACCTTAAGGATGCTATAGTAGGGCTACCAGGAGTAACAGGGTTGTCTACAGAACAAAGAAAAAGATTGACAATTGCAGTGGAACTTGTTGCTAACCCCTCAATCATTTTCATGGACGAACCAACTTCCGGTCTTGATGCTCGGGCAGCTGCCATTGTCATGAGAGCTGTTAGAAACACCGTGGATACTGGAAGAACAGTGGTTTGCACTATTCACCAACCTAGCATTGATATATTTGAAGCCTTTGATGAGGTAAACATATTTCTCTTTGCTCTGCATTTCTTTCTGCATTGATCCCTTGTGACGTGTCTGATATTGACTCAATATCGTGTATCTCAGTTACTATTAATGAAAAGGGGAGGCCAAGTGATCTACTTTGGACCTTTGGGTCGCAATTCGCAAAAAATCATCGAGTATTTTGAGGTACCtagttttcttttaattcttctATTTCATTTCTAAACGAAAATAGCTCTCTCAGCTTAGATTAACTGGTTTGTAGTCGATTCCTGGAGTCCCCAAAATCAAAGAGAAGTATAATCCAGCTACTTGGATGTTGGAAGTAAGCTCTGTAGCAGCTGAAGTTCGTCTGGGCATGGATTTTGCTGAACATTACAAATCATCATCCTTGTATAAGTAAGTATAATATGAATGACAATAAAAAATGTATCACGTTctaagtttttgttttgttctaAATGAATTTTATTGAAATAGGCGAAACAAGGAACTAGTAACAGACTTAAGCACACCTCCACCGGGAGCCAAGGACCTGTATTTTGAGAGTCAATACTCACAATCGACATGGGGACAGTTGAAATGTTGTCTTTGGAAACAATGGTGGACTTACTGGAGAAGTCCTGATTATAACCTTGTTAGATACTTTTTCACTTTGGCTGCTGCCCTCATGATTGGGACAGTTTTCTGGAAAGTTGGCACCAAAAGGTACATTCTTATTTCCTCCTAACAATCATCCAAATAATTTATGGTAGGAGATGTTTATTTGTTCAGCATCAGCTGTTTGAGATCTCGTTTTGAAATTGCTATTCACGTGTCATTCAGGGATAGTTCGACCGATCTCACCATGGTTATCGGCGCCATGTATGCTGCTGTATTATTTGTTGGAATCAATAATTGCCAAACTGTGCAACCCATAGTGTCAGTGGAGAGAACTGTATTCTACAGAGAAAGAGCTGCCGGAATGTATTCTGCATTACCTTATGCCCTTGCACAGGTGAGTTACTTAACCGATTTATTAGTATTTTCAATAATCAGTTTTGCTCTTTTGCTGCCCCCATGAATCTTTAGATATGTTCATGCTATTTTGATACAAAGGACCAATGATTGAAATTGAATCAT encodes:
- the LOC103489967 gene encoding ABC transporter G family member 35-like → MERRTSRNFSRSISRSFSRASWSMEDVFANGNPSRRSSRVDEDEEALRWAAIEKLPTYDRLRTSILQSVNEPDPCLAGNLPLHKEVDVRKLGVNDRQDFIDRIFKVAEEDNEKFLRKQKNRIDRVGIRLPTVEVRFEHLTIAADCHVGNRALPTLPNVARNMVESAISLLGVKLAKQTKLTILKDASGIVKPSRMTLLLGPPSSGKTTLLLALAGKLDPSLKVKGEVSYNGHKLKEFVPQKTSAYISQNDVHIGIMTVKETLDFSARCQGVGTRYELLSELARREKDAGIKPEAEVDLFMKATAMEGVESSLITDYTLKILGLDICKDTIVGDEMIRGISGGQRKRVTTGEMIVGPTKTLFMDEISTGLDSSTTYQIVKCLQQIVHLTEGTILMSLLQPAPETFDLFDDIILVSEGQIVYQGPRDHIVEFFESCGFKCPERKGTADFLQEVTSRKDQEQYWADRRKPYRYFPVSEFASRFKRFHVGLRLENELSIPYDKSRGHKAALVFSENVVPKMELLKACFDKEWLLMKRNSFVYIFKTVQIIIVAIIASTVFLRTRMHTRDQSDGAVFIGALLFSLISNMFNGFSELAMTISRLPVFYKQRDLKFHPPWTYTIPTVILGIPTSLLESVVWLVVTYYTIGFAPEASRFFKQLLLIFLVQQMAAGVFRLIAGICRSMIIANTGGSLILLLIFLLGGFIIPRGEIPKWWIWGYWISPLTYGFNAIAVNEMFAPRWNKLIPNTTVTLGVKVLQNFDVFTNRNWYWIGIAAIIGFAILFNILFTIALTYLNPLTKHQAIMSEETASEMEANQEDSQEPRLRRPMSKKDSFPRSLSASDGNNTREVNMQRMTSNSEANGVAAKKGMILPFSPLAMSFDTVNYYVDMPPEMKEQGVTEDRLQLLRGVTGAFRPGILTALMGVSGAGKTTLMDVLAGRKTGGYIEGDVRISGFPKKQETFARISGYCEQNDIHSPQVTIRESLIYSAFLRLPKEVSKEEKMVFVDEVMDLVELNNLKDAIVGLPGVTGLSTEQRKRLTIAVELVANPSIIFMDEPTSGLDARAAAIVMRAVRNTVDTGRTVVCTIHQPSIDIFEAFDELLLMKRGGQVIYFGPLGRNSQKIIEYFESIPGVPKIKEKYNPATWMLEVSSVAAEVRLGMDFAEHYKSSSLYKRNKELVTDLSTPPPGAKDLYFESQYSQSTWGQLKCCLWKQWWTYWRSPDYNLVRYFFTLAAALMIGTVFWKVGTKRDSSTDLTMVIGAMYAAVLFVGINNCQTVQPIVSVERTVFYRERAAGMYSALPYALAQVLVEIPFILVQTTYYTLIVYSMVSFQWTAPKFFWFYFINFFSFLYFTYYGMMTVSITPNHHVAAIFAAAFYALFNLFSGFFVPRPRIPKWWVWYYWICPIAWTVYGLIISQYGDVEKKISVPGLSDPIAIKSYIESHFGYDPNFMGPVAGVLVGFAAFFAFMFAYCIKTLNFQLR